The following are from one region of the Stigmatella ashevillena genome:
- a CDS encoding protein kinase domain-containing protein, producing MNESQTVLEPAILAQPLRPYGNYVLVRKLAEGGMAEIFLAKLLGADGFERNVVIKRMLSHLSSMPDFVDMFRDEARLAARLSHPNIIQIHELGFIEGCYYICMEYLAGEDFSTTLRQAGRKRQYTPIPIVLRVLVDAARGLHYAHEFTNELGQCLNIVHRDISPSNLYLTYQGQVKVLDFGIAKAESRLAQTRTGVVKGKYIYMAPEQARGDEVDRRSDVFSLGVSLYESLTNVRPFARENDLAILNALLKGDFAPPTTLRREVPKALEAVVLKAMAPRPENRYATAGEFADALERGLADQVPLATHAQLVEYLRGQFGDERFSEKTRIPALATLKAQAAATPPPPPRSSVTISVVSAQTFVEGAGSAQAMREGASRGRGRGARVLALGTAVGLLLLGAAFTTWRFSAGPVVTARLDVAPAPASAPSPEVALEVPPAPEPSAVAAALPAVEPPPVAVEAPPPEPEKVPSSPAKASSKAAKARVVSLGLEDVQRVVSRASARIANCFERHKADLPADAGKVSVRLTIASSGRVKAQTQGPLASRSVGQCLETQAERLRFPAHRDQEVNVVLPFDYRVAR from the coding sequence ATGAACGAGTCCCAGACGGTCCTCGAGCCTGCGATCCTGGCCCAGCCCCTGCGTCCGTACGGGAACTACGTGCTGGTGCGCAAGCTGGCCGAGGGCGGCATGGCGGAGATCTTCCTCGCCAAGCTGCTGGGGGCCGACGGCTTCGAGCGCAACGTCGTCATCAAGCGCATGCTGTCGCACCTGTCGAGCATGCCCGACTTCGTGGACATGTTCCGGGACGAGGCGCGGCTGGCGGCGCGGCTCTCTCACCCGAACATCATCCAGATTCACGAGCTGGGGTTCATCGAGGGTTGCTACTACATCTGCATGGAGTACCTGGCGGGGGAGGACTTCTCCACCACGCTGCGCCAGGCGGGCCGCAAGCGCCAGTACACGCCCATCCCCATCGTCCTGCGGGTGCTCGTGGATGCGGCCCGGGGGCTTCACTACGCCCACGAGTTCACCAACGAGCTGGGCCAGTGCCTGAACATCGTCCACCGGGACATCTCCCCCTCGAACCTCTACCTGACCTATCAGGGGCAGGTGAAGGTGCTGGACTTCGGCATCGCCAAGGCGGAGTCGCGCCTCGCCCAGACGCGCACCGGCGTGGTGAAGGGCAAGTACATCTACATGGCCCCCGAGCAGGCCCGGGGGGATGAGGTGGACCGGCGGTCAGATGTCTTCTCCCTGGGGGTGAGCCTCTATGAGTCGCTCACCAACGTGCGGCCCTTCGCCCGCGAGAATGACCTGGCCATCCTCAACGCGCTCCTGAAGGGAGACTTCGCGCCGCCCACCACGTTGCGCCGCGAGGTGCCGAAGGCCCTGGAGGCGGTGGTGCTCAAGGCGATGGCGCCGCGTCCCGAGAACCGCTACGCCACGGCGGGCGAGTTCGCGGATGCCCTGGAGCGGGGGCTGGCCGACCAGGTGCCGCTGGCCACGCACGCCCAGTTGGTTGAGTACCTGCGGGGCCAGTTTGGCGATGAGCGTTTCTCGGAGAAGACCCGCATCCCCGCGCTGGCCACCCTGAAGGCCCAGGCGGCCGCCACCCCTCCGCCACCGCCCCGGAGCAGCGTCACCATCTCGGTGGTGTCCGCGCAGACCTTTGTCGAGGGGGCCGGCAGCGCGCAGGCGATGCGGGAGGGTGCGTCTCGTGGGAGGGGACGCGGGGCCCGTGTGCTCGCGCTCGGGACTGCGGTGGGCCTCTTGCTGCTGGGTGCGGCGTTCACGACGTGGCGCTTTTCGGCAGGGCCGGTGGTGACCGCCCGGCTCGACGTCGCCCCCGCCCCCGCGAGTGCGCCCTCTCCGGAGGTTGCTCTCGAGGTGCCTCCCGCACCCGAGCCCTCCGCCGTTGCTGCCGCTTTGCCGGCGGTGGAGCCGCCGCCCGTGGCCGTGGAGGCGCCTCCTCCCGAACCCGAAAAGGTTCCTTCTTCTCCGGCGAAGGCCTCGTCCAAGGCGGCGAAAGCCCGCGTGGTGTCGCTGGGCCTCGAGGACGTGCAGCGCGTCGTCTCTCGGGCCAGCGCCCGGATCGCCAATTGCTTCGAGCGGCACAAGGCGGACCTGCCCGCGGACGCGGGCAAGGTGAGCGTGAGGCTCACCATTGCGTCTTCGGGCCGGGTGAAGGCGCAAACCCAGGGGCCGCTGGCGTCCCGGTCGGTGGGGCAGTGCCTGGAGACGCAAGCCGAGCGCCTGCGTTTCCCTGCCCACCGGGACCAGGAGGTCAACGTGGTGCTGCCGTTCGACTACCGGGTGGCGCGGTAG
- the recR gene encoding recombination mediator RecR, giving the protein MTPDPLNRLVAQLAKLPGIGEKTAQRLAFHILRAPSEYAVDLSLAIREVKEKVHLCARCFSLTDTELCGFCRDSRRDERVLCVVETFADLMALERTREFKGRYHVLHGVLSPLEGIGPDQLRIRELLERLGDSKVEEIILATNPDVEGEATSLYLMRLLKPLGLRVSRIAQGLPMGGDLEYADQATLAKALSARREL; this is encoded by the coding sequence ATGACGCCCGATCCCCTCAATCGCCTGGTGGCCCAGCTCGCGAAGCTTCCGGGCATCGGCGAGAAGACCGCGCAGCGCCTCGCGTTTCACATCCTGCGGGCTCCCAGCGAGTACGCCGTGGACCTGTCCCTGGCCATCCGCGAGGTGAAGGAGAAGGTGCACCTGTGCGCCCGCTGCTTCTCGCTCACGGACACAGAGCTGTGCGGCTTCTGCCGTGACAGCCGCCGGGACGAGCGCGTGCTGTGCGTCGTGGAGACCTTCGCGGACCTGATGGCCCTGGAGCGCACCCGCGAGTTCAAGGGCCGCTACCACGTGCTGCACGGCGTGCTGTCGCCGCTGGAGGGCATCGGCCCGGACCAGCTGCGCATCCGGGAGTTGCTGGAGCGGCTGGGCGACAGCAAGGTGGAGGAGATCATCCTCGCCACCAACCCGGACGTGGAGGGCGAGGCCACCTCGCTCTACCTGATGCGCCTGCTCAAGCCCCTGGGCTTGCGCGTCAGCCGCATCGCCCAGGGCCTGCCCATGGGAGGCGATCTCGAGTACGCCGATCAGGCGACCTTGGCCAAGGCGCTCAGCGCCCGGCGCGAGCTGTAG
- a CDS encoding YbaB/EbfC family nucleoid-associated protein, which translates to MPGIDLNYFIRQANKLTEKIEQRKQELANEKVESSSGEGRVKVVVNGIQEVQSIHIDKAAIDPNDTGMLEDLITAAVNAALASSRQHMQKELAKISGGVKIPGIT; encoded by the coding sequence ATGCCCGGCATCGACCTGAACTACTTCATCCGGCAGGCCAACAAGCTCACGGAGAAGATCGAACAGCGCAAGCAGGAGCTCGCCAACGAGAAGGTGGAGTCCTCCTCGGGCGAAGGCCGCGTCAAGGTCGTGGTCAACGGCATCCAGGAGGTCCAGAGCATTCACATCGACAAGGCCGCCATCGATCCGAACGACACCGGCATGCTCGAGGACCTCATCACCGCCGCCGTCAACGCTGCCCTGGCGAGCAGCCGTCAGCACATGCAGAAGGAGCTCGCCAAAATCTCCGGCGGGGTGAAGATCCCCGGGATTACCTAA
- a CDS encoding DNA polymerase III subunit gamma/tau — MVRLTNVRKPESVDDSVDERLFAEEGSAEGCASGDCLPGEEPEPEAPPPPVARGRDNPALPLADRWRAAVETVRSASTRHGTSLANGRLLWLRPGEVGVAYVPAAAFHRTTIGAALGKTLVEKALTEHFGRPMKLTVEEATAEVAASTISLAEQDSQARAAHTQSTEGKVRSHPAVRSVLKLLGGEIEHIQVVEPERPSASPAPEVPEDSA; from the coding sequence GTGGTGCGGCTCACCAACGTGCGCAAGCCCGAGAGCGTGGACGACAGCGTCGATGAGCGCCTCTTTGCCGAGGAAGGCTCGGCCGAAGGCTGTGCTTCCGGGGACTGTCTGCCCGGGGAAGAACCCGAGCCCGAGGCACCGCCCCCGCCCGTGGCCCGAGGCAGGGACAACCCGGCCCTCCCCCTGGCCGATCGCTGGCGCGCAGCGGTGGAGACCGTCCGCAGCGCCAGCACCCGGCATGGCACCTCCCTGGCCAATGGGCGGCTGCTGTGGCTGCGCCCAGGCGAGGTGGGCGTGGCCTACGTTCCCGCGGCGGCGTTCCACCGCACCACCATCGGGGCGGCCCTCGGCAAAACCCTCGTGGAGAAGGCGCTCACAGAGCACTTCGGCCGGCCCATGAAGCTCACCGTGGAGGAAGCCACCGCCGAAGTGGCGGCCTCCACCATCAGCCTCGCCGAGCAGGACTCCCAGGCCCGCGCCGCGCACACGCAGAGCACCGAGGGGAAGGTCCGCTCCCACCCCGCGGTGCGCTCGGTGCTGAAGCTGCTGGGGGGCGAAATCGAGCACATCCAGGTCGTCGAGCCCGAGCGCCCCTCTGCCAGTCCGGCCCCCGAGGTTCCCGAGGACAGTGCCTGA
- the dnaX gene encoding DNA polymerase III subunit gamma/tau, translated as MSYLVLARKWRPQTFDDMTGQEHIVRTIANAIKMDRVAHAYLFCGPRGVGKTTAARLLAKALNCEQGPTASPCGTCRACIEITSGTSVDVAEIDGASNNGVENVREIRENAKYLPQRDRHKIYIIDEVHMLSGAAFNALLKTLEEPPGHVKFIFATTEAHKLPDTILSRCQRHNFRRIPAARMLQRLKQICEAEGAGISDRSLSLVVRQSEGGMRDALSLLDQVLASCGAHPTDESVAEALGAIDRTVVQDFAEALVRKDARKVLERVEEIFNRGLDLKRLAEELALQLRHLFVTKAVGEAPAELAESEQKALLALAQEADSAQLARLFDIVHGCVWDVARAAQPRLALEMALLKAIQLSPSSSIPDLLAKVDRLAQGLTAGDGAAKSQSGASGGRSGPSNFRV; from the coding sequence ATGAGTTACCTCGTCCTCGCACGCAAATGGCGCCCGCAGACCTTCGACGACATGACCGGACAGGAGCACATCGTCCGGACCATCGCGAACGCCATCAAGATGGACCGGGTGGCTCACGCCTACCTGTTCTGCGGCCCTCGCGGGGTGGGCAAGACGACGGCCGCCCGCCTGCTCGCCAAGGCCCTCAACTGCGAGCAGGGCCCCACCGCGAGCCCCTGCGGCACGTGCCGGGCCTGCATCGAGATCACCTCGGGCACCTCCGTCGATGTGGCCGAGATCGACGGTGCGTCCAACAACGGCGTCGAGAACGTGCGGGAGATCCGCGAGAACGCCAAGTACCTGCCGCAGCGTGACCGGCACAAGATCTACATCATCGACGAGGTCCACATGCTCTCGGGGGCCGCGTTCAACGCGCTCCTGAAGACGCTGGAGGAGCCACCCGGACACGTGAAGTTCATCTTCGCGACGACCGAGGCGCACAAGCTCCCGGACACCATCCTCTCCCGCTGCCAGCGCCACAACTTCCGCCGCATCCCTGCCGCGCGCATGCTCCAGCGGCTCAAGCAGATCTGCGAGGCGGAAGGCGCGGGCATCTCGGACCGCTCCCTGTCCCTGGTGGTCCGTCAGTCCGAAGGCGGCATGCGCGATGCGCTCAGCCTCCTGGACCAGGTGCTCGCCTCGTGCGGCGCCCACCCCACCGATGAGTCCGTGGCCGAGGCGCTGGGCGCCATCGACCGCACCGTGGTGCAGGACTTCGCCGAGGCGCTCGTGCGCAAGGACGCGCGCAAGGTGCTGGAGCGCGTGGAGGAGATCTTCAACCGGGGCTTGGACCTGAAGCGGCTCGCGGAGGAGCTGGCGCTCCAGCTTCGCCACCTCTTCGTCACCAAGGCCGTGGGCGAGGCCCCCGCGGAGCTGGCGGAGTCCGAGCAGAAGGCCCTCCTCGCCCTGGCCCAGGAGGCGGACTCGGCCCAGCTCGCCCGCCTGTTCGACATCGTGCATGGCTGCGTGTGGGACGTCGCCCGCGCGGCCCAGCCCCGGCTCGCGCTGGAGATGGCGCTGCTCAAGGCCATCCAGCTCTCCCCGTCCAGCAGCATCCCGGACCTCCTGGCCAAGGTGGACCGGCTCGCCCAGGGTTTGACTGCCGGAGACGGCGCAGCGAAGTCCCAGTCCGGAGCGTCCGGAGGTCGCTCCGGTCCCTCGAACTTTCGCGTCTGA
- a CDS encoding phytoene desaturase family protein yields the protein MPDVIIVGAGHNGLVTAALLARRGLKVTVLEDKDTVGGACKTEYPFRAAPKLGVSTGAYLLGLMPPEILRELELDLPLKRRDPHYFLPTTDKRYLLFGSNEHEMQRQFLEFFSEADWKANQAMNTELAAMRDDLAPAWLLPPLSLEETAERYLRPALRNAFVRLCRGSAHEYLDRFGFKSDLVKAMYAVTDAFSGLDAGYDTPGAGMNLLVHNMCRLPGAGGTWMIVSGGMGTVTQSLERVARKHGAEIRTRAPVASIRTDGGVVKGVVLQSGEELSASVVVSNADPFRTLGLLESSAVPKDFRQRIEAMAAPGTTLKVNLCLKGLPTFTCLPEDRGQFGPTIHLLPQEKDVLGALARAYADTQAGRLSECPSIEWYFHTPIDPSLRDEQGHHNSALFVQWVPSQPAGSSWEKEESRYVQHLLSICDRFAPGTSDLVVETFALTPPRIESHFGITHGHIHHVDNKRGFTDRLPYETPVQGLYFCGAGCHPAGSVIGAAGHNAAGVVLKALEH from the coding sequence ATGCCGGATGTCATCATCGTAGGCGCAGGCCACAATGGACTGGTCACCGCGGCGCTGCTCGCACGGCGCGGGCTGAAGGTCACCGTCCTCGAGGACAAGGACACCGTGGGGGGCGCTTGCAAGACGGAGTACCCGTTCCGCGCGGCGCCCAAGCTGGGGGTCTCCACGGGGGCGTACCTGCTGGGGCTCATGCCGCCGGAGATTCTGCGCGAGTTGGAGCTGGATCTGCCCCTGAAGCGCAGGGATCCGCACTACTTCCTGCCCACCACCGACAAGCGCTACCTCCTGTTCGGCTCCAACGAGCACGAGATGCAGCGCCAGTTCCTCGAGTTCTTCTCCGAAGCGGACTGGAAGGCCAACCAGGCCATGAACACCGAGCTGGCGGCCATGCGCGACGATCTGGCCCCCGCGTGGCTGCTGCCACCGCTGTCCTTGGAGGAGACCGCCGAGCGCTACCTCCGCCCGGCCCTGCGCAACGCCTTCGTCCGGCTGTGCCGGGGCTCGGCCCACGAGTACCTGGACCGCTTTGGCTTCAAGTCGGACCTCGTGAAGGCCATGTATGCGGTAACAGATGCCTTCTCCGGACTGGACGCCGGCTACGACACGCCGGGCGCGGGCATGAACCTGCTCGTCCACAACATGTGCCGGCTGCCGGGCGCGGGCGGCACGTGGATGATCGTCAGCGGGGGCATGGGCACCGTCACCCAGTCCCTGGAGCGGGTGGCCCGCAAGCATGGCGCGGAGATCCGCACGCGCGCTCCCGTGGCCTCCATCCGCACGGACGGCGGCGTGGTGAAGGGCGTGGTCCTCCAGAGCGGCGAGGAGCTCTCCGCCTCCGTGGTGGTCTCCAACGCGGATCCCTTCCGCACGCTCGGGCTGCTGGAATCCTCCGCCGTGCCCAAGGACTTCCGCCAGCGCATCGAAGCCATGGCCGCCCCGGGCACCACCCTCAAGGTCAACCTGTGCCTCAAGGGGCTGCCCACCTTCACCTGTCTGCCCGAGGATCGCGGCCAGTTCGGCCCCACCATCCATCTGTTGCCGCAAGAGAAGGACGTGCTCGGCGCGCTCGCACGCGCCTACGCCGACACGCAGGCCGGACGGCTCTCGGAGTGTCCCTCCATCGAGTGGTACTTCCACACCCCCATCGATCCCTCGCTCCGCGATGAACAGGGCCACCACAACTCCGCCCTCTTCGTGCAGTGGGTCCCCTCGCAGCCCGCCGGTTCCTCTTGGGAAAAAGAAGAGTCGCGCTACGTCCAGCACCTGCTGTCCATCTGCGACCGCTTCGCCCCCGGCACCAGCGATCTGGTGGTGGAGACCTTCGCCCTCACCCCGCCGCGCATCGAGTCCCACTTCGGCATCACCCACGGCCACATCCACCACGTGGACAACAAGCGCGGCTTCACCGACCGGCTGCCCTACGAGACGCCGGTGCAAGGGCTCTACTTCTGCGGCGCGGGCTGCCATCCGGCCGGCAGCGTCATCGGCGCCGCGGGCCACAACGCCGCGGGCGTGGTGCTCAAAGCCCTGGAACACTGA
- a CDS encoding mannosyltransferase → MTTSAPHLIAESPVPLPSDAVKPVAPPVGWGWLVLLGAVAVAPAVMAVAQLGRIHPDEVYQLLEPAWFRAHGYGVLAWEWREGLRNWAVPLLASWLLRLADLLGITHPQAYRAVLAIPQVALHGWMLVATYRFAHRRGGQGTALLATLLVGLYGPVLVFAGRTLSESLSAAFLVVGLEALDRRERLAQAGLLGGLALGLAVVTRYGSAVFVAAALVGLVVASRWRTLAFTCAAGALVALALGALDALTWGTPFHSFVAYVRFNVLSGGAARQFGASPPGFYVPVLLLAIPLWVWGSLGLAVLRRRRVPSLPVFCAVVYVGAVSATAHKEERFLYPALVLGVLASAPSLAAWLLEEHRPTWLRRGGVALALAATLVPAAFYPPEDLRGDQFRAIVAATRDERTKGLVIVNEGLWGSGGFFYIGKNIPWLTCDWPYDRNFRAAMGTPTINRAVTFQGRALKELQAAGFRVVGQVGRETILARD, encoded by the coding sequence ATGACGACCTCCGCCCCCCATCTGATTGCCGAGTCCCCTGTACCGCTTCCTTCGGATGCGGTGAAGCCCGTGGCCCCTCCGGTGGGGTGGGGGTGGCTCGTTCTGCTGGGGGCCGTGGCGGTGGCGCCCGCGGTGATGGCCGTGGCGCAGTTGGGGCGCATCCACCCGGATGAGGTGTACCAACTGCTCGAACCGGCCTGGTTTCGAGCCCATGGGTACGGGGTGCTGGCCTGGGAGTGGCGGGAGGGGCTGCGCAACTGGGCGGTGCCGTTGCTGGCGTCCTGGCTGCTGCGGCTGGCGGACCTTCTGGGAATCACCCATCCCCAGGCCTACCGGGCCGTGCTGGCGATTCCCCAGGTGGCGCTGCACGGCTGGATGTTGGTGGCCACGTACCGGTTTGCCCATCGCCGGGGGGGACAGGGGACCGCCCTGCTCGCCACGCTGCTCGTGGGCCTTTACGGACCGGTGCTCGTCTTCGCGGGCCGGACCTTGAGCGAGTCCCTGTCGGCGGCCTTCCTGGTGGTGGGCTTGGAAGCGCTCGACCGGAGAGAGCGCTTGGCGCAGGCCGGGTTGCTCGGCGGACTGGCCCTGGGGTTGGCGGTGGTGACGCGCTATGGCTCGGCCGTCTTTGTCGCCGCGGCGCTCGTGGGCCTGGTCGTGGCCTCCCGGTGGCGGACGCTGGCCTTCACCTGTGCCGCGGGGGCCCTCGTGGCGCTGGCGCTGGGGGCGCTCGACGCGCTGACCTGGGGCACTCCCTTCCACTCGTTCGTCGCCTACGTGCGCTTCAACGTCCTGTCGGGAGGTGCGGCCCGGCAGTTTGGCGCGAGCCCTCCTGGCTTCTACGTTCCGGTGCTTCTCCTGGCGATTCCCCTCTGGGTCTGGGGCTCGCTGGGGCTGGCCGTCCTGAGGCGACGCAGGGTGCCCTCCCTGCCGGTGTTCTGCGCGGTGGTGTACGTGGGGGCGGTGAGCGCGACGGCGCACAAGGAGGAGCGCTTCCTGTACCCCGCGCTGGTGCTGGGGGTGCTGGCTTCCGCGCCGTCCCTGGCCGCCTGGCTCCTGGAAGAGCACCGGCCCACCTGGCTCCGCAGGGGAGGCGTGGCCCTGGCGCTGGCCGCCACCCTGGTGCCTGCCGCCTTCTATCCCCCGGAGGATCTCCGGGGAGATCAGTTCCGGGCCATTGTGGCCGCCACCCGGGATGAGCGCACCAAGGGCCTGGTCATCGTCAACGAGGGGCTTTGGGGCTCGGGGGGCTTCTTCTACATCGGCAAGAACATCCCGTGGCTCACCTGTGACTGGCCCTACGACAGGAACTTTCGGGCCGCCATGGGCACCCCCACCATCAACCGGGCGGTGACCTTCCAGGGCCGGGCCCTCAAGGAGCTGCAAGCGGCCGGCTTCCGGGTGGTGGGGCAGGTGGGGCGGGAGACGATCCTCGCCCGCGACTGA
- the tadA gene encoding tRNA adenosine(34) deaminase TadA — MSDEAFMQQALALAREAEALGEVPVGAVAVHQGQVIGTGFNRREIDRHPFAHAELLALDAAARSLGAWRLTGVTLYVTLEPCAMCAGAMVQGRVTRLVFGTLDPKAGAAGSLYNLVEEPRHNHRLQVTSGILADESRQLLKGFFERLREKKRDK, encoded by the coding sequence ATGAGTGACGAGGCTTTCATGCAGCAGGCGCTTGCGCTGGCGCGGGAAGCCGAGGCCCTCGGAGAGGTTCCCGTCGGCGCGGTCGCGGTCCATCAAGGCCAGGTCATCGGCACAGGCTTCAACCGCCGGGAAATCGACCGTCACCCCTTTGCACACGCAGAGCTGCTCGCGCTCGATGCGGCAGCCCGATCGCTGGGTGCATGGCGGCTCACCGGTGTCACGCTGTATGTGACGTTGGAGCCCTGCGCGATGTGCGCAGGTGCCATGGTTCAGGGCCGGGTCACCCGGTTGGTGTTTGGAACCCTGGATCCCAAGGCAGGCGCGGCCGGTTCGCTCTACAATCTGGTTGAGGAGCCTCGACACAACCACCGGCTTCAGGTGACAAGTGGCATTCTGGCGGACGAGAGCCGCCAGCTTCTCAAGGGCTTCTTCGAGCGGCTGCGCGAGAAGAAGCGCGACAAGTGA
- the serS gene encoding serine--tRNA ligase, producing MLDLRYVAQNFDAVVARLKARSGNLDLGPFQKLFTERRELYVSMEGLSARRNAANDEMKRKAKEDPGALDALRGDLRAVSQEIKEKESRLKEVEEEISRILLLIPNIPHESVPTGASEQDNVITRTWGEKPDFLFTPRQHFEIGEKLGMLDFERAAKVSGSRFTFYKAALARLERALVTFMIDVHTQKGYTELLPPYLVLRETMMGTGQLPKFEDDAFKTSGEPERFLIPTAEVPVTNYHSDEILEGSQLPLKYCAFSPCFRAEAGAAGRDTRGLIRQHQFHKVELVKFATPDTSLSELEGMTDDACDILRRLGLHHRVMLLCTGDMGFSARKTFDIEVWLPGQGAYREISSCSDCGDFQARRAKIRYRAQKGDKPQLLHTLNGSGLAVGRTSIAILENYQREDGSVAIPEALVPYMGGLKEIRPL from the coding sequence ATGCTGGATCTCCGATACGTCGCGCAGAACTTCGATGCGGTTGTTGCCCGGCTCAAGGCCCGGAGCGGCAACCTGGACCTCGGTCCCTTCCAGAAGCTCTTCACCGAGCGGCGGGAACTCTACGTCTCCATGGAAGGTCTGTCGGCGCGCCGCAATGCCGCCAACGACGAGATGAAGCGCAAGGCGAAGGAGGACCCGGGGGCGCTGGACGCGCTGCGCGGGGATCTGCGCGCCGTCTCCCAGGAGATCAAGGAGAAGGAGTCGCGCCTCAAGGAAGTGGAGGAGGAGATCAGCCGCATCCTGCTGCTCATCCCCAACATCCCCCACGAGTCGGTGCCCACCGGAGCCTCCGAGCAGGACAACGTCATCACCCGGACGTGGGGCGAGAAGCCCGACTTCCTCTTCACGCCCCGGCAGCATTTCGAGATTGGCGAGAAGCTGGGGATGCTGGATTTCGAGCGGGCCGCCAAGGTGTCCGGCAGCCGGTTCACCTTCTACAAGGCGGCCCTGGCCCGGCTGGAGCGGGCCCTGGTCACCTTCATGATCGATGTGCACACCCAGAAGGGCTACACGGAGCTGCTGCCGCCCTACCTGGTGCTGCGCGAGACGATGATGGGAACCGGCCAGCTGCCGAAATTCGAGGACGACGCCTTCAAGACGTCGGGAGAGCCTGAGCGCTTCCTCATCCCCACCGCCGAGGTGCCCGTCACCAACTACCACTCGGACGAGATTCTGGAGGGCAGCCAGCTGCCCTTGAAGTACTGCGCCTTCAGCCCCTGCTTCCGGGCCGAGGCGGGCGCGGCCGGCCGGGACACGCGCGGCCTGATTCGCCAGCACCAGTTCCACAAGGTGGAGCTGGTGAAGTTCGCCACGCCGGACACCAGCTTGAGCGAGCTGGAGGGCATGACGGATGACGCGTGCGACATCCTGCGCCGCCTGGGACTGCACCACCGGGTGATGCTGCTGTGCACCGGGGACATGGGCTTCTCGGCCCGGAAGACGTTCGACATCGAGGTGTGGTTGCCGGGCCAGGGGGCCTACCGGGAGATCTCCTCGTGCTCGGACTGCGGCGACTTCCAGGCGCGCCGCGCCAAGATTCGCTACCGCGCCCAGAAGGGGGACAAACCCCAACTGCTGCACACCCTCAATGGCAGTGGCCTGGCCGTGGGGCGGACGAGCATCGCCATCCTCGAGAACTACCAGCGCGAGGACGGCAGCGTGGCCATTCCGGAGGCCCTGGTCCCTTATATGGGGGGCCTCAAGGAGATCCGTCCGCTGTGA